One genomic segment of Chitinophaga sancti includes these proteins:
- a CDS encoding NADP-dependent oxidoreductase, producing the protein MKAIIINSFNRNDKLIYTELPVPTIKADEVLVQVKALSVNPVDVQTHGGTGISGRLKDQFPIILGWDISGVITAVGEAVKEFKVGDEVFGMVNFPGHGKAYAEYVAAPAAHLALKPTNVSHEAAAATTLAALTAYQALLQQGKLTQGQKVLITAAAGGVGHFAVQIAKHIGAHVIGTSSAANKDYVFSIGADEHIDYNTQQEDKVVNDADLVMDNVRSQDFAATIKTVKNGGTYIKIPNGVPDEMKQLAAERGINAFFYLVQSSGADMKVLADLLGKGILQPNLNLYDFSQMELAHEQQLKGRTRGKIVVSIKM; encoded by the coding sequence ATGAAAGCAATTATTATCAATAGTTTCAATAGGAATGACAAATTGATCTATACAGAACTACCTGTGCCGACCATTAAAGCTGACGAAGTATTAGTACAGGTAAAGGCCCTTAGCGTGAATCCGGTAGATGTGCAAACCCATGGAGGAACGGGTATTTCCGGCCGTTTGAAGGATCAGTTTCCCATCATACTGGGTTGGGATATCAGTGGTGTGATCACTGCTGTAGGAGAGGCTGTAAAGGAATTTAAAGTAGGAGATGAAGTATTTGGGATGGTCAATTTCCCGGGGCATGGTAAGGCCTATGCTGAATATGTAGCGGCGCCTGCAGCCCATCTGGCATTAAAACCAACAAATGTAAGTCATGAAGCGGCTGCAGCTACGACATTGGCGGCACTCACTGCTTATCAGGCATTATTACAACAGGGTAAACTCACCCAGGGACAGAAAGTACTGATTACAGCTGCTGCTGGTGGAGTAGGCCATTTCGCTGTGCAGATCGCTAAGCATATAGGTGCGCATGTCATCGGTACATCTTCTGCTGCTAATAAAGATTATGTTTTCAGCATTGGTGCTGATGAGCATATTGATTACAACACTCAGCAGGAAGATAAGGTCGTAAATGATGCAGACCTTGTGATGGACAATGTACGTAGCCAGGATTTTGCAGCTACTATCAAAACAGTAAAGAACGGTGGTACCTATATTAAAATCCCCAATGGGGTACCTGATGAGATGAAGCAACTGGCAGCAGAAAGAGGTATAAACGCATTCTTCTACCTCGTACAATCCAGTGGAGCAGATATGAAAGTGCTGGCAGACTTGTTAGGCAAAGGCATCTTACAGCCTAACCTGAACCTGTATGATTTTTCACAGATGGAACTGGCTCATGAGCAACAGCTGAAAGGTAGAACGCGTGGGAAAATAGTGGTTTCAATTAAGATGTGA
- a CDS encoding dienelactone hydrolase family protein encodes MKFTLGTLLAIPAAALFMTACNNGSSTTETKDSTKTPTVQVTDVTIESNGVPLNSVVAFNDDTATKKPVIVIVPEWWGLDTHVKNVAQRLAELGYFAVGLDMYGNGKLADNPDSAKAWATPFYANPKLAYERIAAAVAKAKTYAQVDTSRIAAIGFCFGGSCVLNAARLGAPLKGVVSFHGGLATSLPISKDLFTASALICHGGADKFVSPEEVATFKKQMDSAGVKYVFREYSNATHAFTNPAATATGKKFNMPIEYNAAADTASWNDMKAFLGAELK; translated from the coding sequence ATGAAATTCACACTCGGAACTCTGCTTGCCATACCAGCAGCTGCGCTCTTTATGACAGCATGTAACAATGGCTCGTCGACCACTGAAACTAAAGACAGCACAAAAACGCCTACTGTACAGGTAACAGATGTTACCATCGAATCAAATGGCGTACCCCTGAACAGTGTTGTCGCTTTCAATGATGACACTGCTACAAAGAAACCAGTTATCGTAATAGTACCGGAATGGTGGGGCCTCGATACCCACGTTAAAAATGTAGCACAGCGCCTGGCTGAACTGGGTTACTTTGCTGTAGGTCTGGATATGTATGGCAATGGCAAACTGGCCGACAATCCTGATTCTGCAAAGGCATGGGCGACCCCTTTCTACGCTAATCCTAAATTGGCGTATGAGCGTATTGCTGCTGCTGTAGCAAAAGCAAAGACTTATGCACAGGTAGATACAAGTCGTATTGCTGCGATCGGCTTCTGCTTTGGTGGCAGCTGTGTATTGAATGCGGCTCGCCTGGGTGCGCCACTGAAAGGGGTGGTAAGTTTCCACGGAGGTCTGGCTACATCATTGCCTATCTCTAAAGACCTGTTCACGGCATCTGCCCTGATCTGCCATGGTGGTGCTGACAAATTCGTATCTCCTGAAGAAGTAGCTACATTCAAAAAGCAAATGGATTCTGCAGGTGTGAAATATGTGTTCAGGGAATATTCAAATGCGACACATGCATTTACGAATCCTGCTGCCACAGCAACCGGTAAGAAATTCAATATGCCGATTGAATACAATGCCGCTGCTGATACTGCCAGCTGGAATGATATGAAAGCCTTTCTGGGTGCTGAATTAAAATAG
- a CDS encoding MarR family winged helix-turn-helix transcriptional regulator, with the protein MFNNQDEEIAYGIRNLVTIMNKRLRKQMSNPEQLSISEFNVLSILMIQKEAFPSELGAQLSISSQFMSQILNRMEGLKYISRKSAPSDGRKTLVSLTKHGKQKVELSRREREEWLALVVSEKYTTEEKDVIKKALDLLSVLTEL; encoded by the coding sequence ATGTTTAATAATCAGGACGAAGAAATTGCTTACGGTATCCGCAATCTGGTGACAATCATGAACAAGCGATTGCGCAAGCAGATGAGCAACCCGGAACAACTATCCATCTCTGAATTCAATGTACTGAGCATCCTCATGATCCAGAAAGAAGCATTTCCTTCTGAACTGGGTGCGCAGCTAAGCATATCCTCCCAATTCATGTCGCAGATCCTGAACAGGATGGAAGGACTGAAATACATCTCCAGGAAAAGTGCCCCATCTGATGGTCGCAAAACATTGGTTTCCCTCACCAAACACGGCAAACAAAAAGTAGAACTATCCCGCAGGGAAAGGGAAGAATGGCTGGCACTCGTGGTATCGGAGAAATATACGACGGAAGAAAAGGATGTGATTAAGAAGGCACTGGACCTGCTTTCTGTATTGACAGAATTATGA
- a CDS encoding helix-turn-helix transcriptional regulator, whose amino-acid sequence MHDKITKYEFKAGLPVEFEIIPLEKLYSNNAEMLITPHRTGFYHILWFQQGTPVHWVDFEPIQIKPGTLLFLNKDRVHRFDVHANADGYAILFTDNFFNKNLKYLHGNILFNDLMKVVMIHLDDSKPFSELITLMQWELTHSKDGGQPDILHNLLHNFLLYAEREYRQQDFTELKKNADLDYLLLFREMLEKHYQSEKQVQFYARELLVTEKRLNTATAKTVGKTPKEMIDDRVMLEAKRLLVHTQDTIKEIGYTLGYDEPTNFIKYFKKHAAQTPVEFREQFLMA is encoded by the coding sequence ATGCACGACAAAATCACTAAATACGAATTTAAAGCAGGCTTACCCGTGGAATTCGAAATCATTCCGCTGGAGAAACTATACAGCAATAATGCTGAAATGCTCATCACCCCACACCGTACCGGCTTTTACCACATACTCTGGTTTCAGCAGGGCACACCCGTACATTGGGTAGACTTTGAACCCATACAAATAAAGCCGGGCACGTTACTGTTCTTAAACAAAGACAGGGTACACCGGTTTGATGTGCACGCTAATGCGGATGGATATGCGATTTTGTTCACTGACAATTTCTTTAACAAGAACCTCAAATACCTGCATGGCAACATTCTCTTTAATGACCTCATGAAAGTGGTCATGATCCATCTTGATGACAGCAAACCCTTCAGTGAACTGATCACCCTCATGCAATGGGAACTCACACATTCCAAAGATGGAGGACAACCCGACATCCTGCATAACCTGTTACACAATTTCCTCCTGTATGCAGAACGCGAATACCGCCAGCAAGACTTTACAGAACTGAAGAAGAATGCCGACCTGGATTATTTACTGTTATTCAGGGAAATGCTGGAAAAACATTACCAGTCAGAAAAACAGGTGCAATTCTACGCCCGCGAACTCCTGGTTACAGAGAAACGGCTGAACACCGCCACGGCCAAAACTGTAGGCAAAACACCCAAGGAAATGATCGACGACCGTGTCATGCTGGAAGCCAAACGCCTGCTCGTCCATACCCAGGATACCATCAAGGAAATAGGTTACACCCTGGGCTATGATGAACCTACCAACTTCATCAAATATTTTAAAAAACACGCTGCTCAAACACCCGTTGAATTCAGGGAACAATTCCTGATGGCGTAA
- a CDS encoding AraC family transcriptional regulator, translated as MLIENTIQPFFVSVEELDAWSRRPHQHNFFELVYIEKGTGRQCINDHNIAYAPDNIFLLPPFDCHSFQIATPTRFVFIRFNALFFQKDANQLMDYTNWFNNLHYIISTYNRQPGDIIHNASEKVLLINLIRGIEHEFNNKQEQSDSIIRANMFALLNILVRNFESTFRESNPVNDKAAGDLLQYIQYNLFDNDKLRVDALASEFNLSANYVSEYFKKKTGETLKEFILKSRVNVAYSRIQNSGKSMNEIAWELGFTDASHLSKMIKKYFPPSHQAAADNTTSCVHPSL; from the coding sequence ATGTTAATAGAAAATACCATACAACCGTTTTTTGTAAGTGTCGAAGAACTGGATGCGTGGAGCCGTCGTCCGCATCAACATAATTTCTTTGAGTTGGTGTACATTGAAAAAGGAACTGGCAGACAGTGTATCAATGATCATAACATCGCCTATGCGCCTGATAATATCTTTCTGCTACCCCCATTCGACTGTCATTCTTTTCAGATAGCAACACCTACCCGCTTTGTATTCATCCGCTTCAATGCCCTCTTTTTTCAGAAAGATGCCAACCAGCTGATGGACTATACCAACTGGTTTAATAACCTGCATTACATCATCAGCACTTATAATCGCCAGCCGGGTGATATTATTCACAATGCCAGTGAAAAAGTCCTGCTGATTAACCTGATTCGTGGAATTGAACATGAATTCAATAATAAACAGGAACAATCTGACAGCATTATCAGGGCCAATATGTTTGCACTTTTAAATATACTGGTACGTAATTTCGAAAGCACATTCAGAGAAAGTAACCCTGTGAATGATAAAGCAGCTGGCGATCTGCTACAGTATATTCAATACAACCTGTTTGACAATGATAAATTAAGAGTGGATGCGCTGGCTAGTGAATTCAATCTCTCTGCCAATTATGTGAGTGAATATTTCAAGAAAAAAACAGGAGAAACCCTGAAGGAATTTATTCTCAAATCCCGTGTGAATGTGGCTTATAGCCGTATACAAAATTCAGGCAAGTCTATGAATGAAATAGCCTGGGAACTGGGATTTACAGATGCGAGTCATTTGTCCAAGATGATTAAGAAGTATTTTCCACCCTCGCACCAGGCTGCAGCTGACAATACTACCAGCTGCGTGCATCCATCATTATAA
- a CDS encoding nuclear transport factor 2 family protein codes for MKDNKQKVIDLLNSLETGDAAPVAYINPENYTQHNLAIADGLAGFGALVQNKPAQGFKVNIVRAFQEGDYVFTHTEYDFFGPKIGFDIFRFEDGKIVEHWDNLQEPVSPTANGHTMTDGETTITDLDKTASNKTFIKTFVEKFLVGGDTSIIPAYIKAPGYVQHNPHIADGLEGLQQALVYFAANKIGFSYTKIHKVLGEGNFVLVISEGLMADVHSTFYDLFRVEDGKIAEHWDVIEAIPAASEWKNQNGKFGFR; via the coding sequence ATGAAAGACAACAAACAAAAGGTTATCGACCTCCTAAACAGCCTGGAAACCGGCGATGCGGCTCCGGTGGCTTATATCAATCCAGAAAATTACACCCAGCATAACCTCGCTATTGCTGATGGTCTGGCCGGATTTGGTGCACTGGTACAGAACAAACCTGCACAGGGTTTTAAAGTGAATATTGTACGTGCCTTCCAGGAGGGCGATTATGTATTTACACATACAGAATACGACTTCTTCGGTCCAAAGATCGGGTTTGATATCTTCCGCTTTGAAGACGGTAAAATCGTAGAACACTGGGATAACCTGCAGGAACCCGTTTCTCCTACCGCTAACGGACATACAATGACTGATGGTGAGACTACGATCACTGACCTGGACAAAACTGCCTCCAATAAAACGTTCATTAAAACCTTTGTGGAAAAGTTCCTGGTAGGCGGCGATACTTCCATCATTCCTGCTTACATCAAAGCACCCGGCTATGTTCAACACAATCCGCATATTGCCGATGGATTGGAAGGGTTACAACAGGCATTGGTCTATTTTGCAGCGAATAAAATTGGCTTTAGCTATACTAAGATACACAAGGTGCTGGGAGAAGGTAACTTTGTACTGGTGATCAGCGAAGGTCTGATGGCAGATGTACACAGCACGTTCTATGATCTGTTCCGTGTAGAAGATGGAAAAATTGCTGAACACTGGGATGTGATTGAAGCGATTCCTGCTGCCAGTGAATGGAAAAATCAAAACGGGAAATTCGGATTTCGTTGA
- a CDS encoding glycoside hydrolase family 9 protein codes for MKTRFSLIPAKGGKLLRLPIFATILTMVSLKPTYAQSYNYAEVLQKSMFFYEAQRSGTLPADNRVTWRGNSALTDGSDVGVDLTGGWYDAGDHVKFNFPMAFSATMLAWGAVDFADGYNNSGQMKYLKSNLRFVNDYFIRCHTAPNELYGQVGNGGTDHAWWGSSEVMAMSRPAYRIDATHPGSDLAAETAAAMAAASMVFKTEDPAYSATLLTHAIQLYNFADTYRGVYSASITDAASYYNSYSGYNDELVWGAIWLYRATGDVAWLTKAETYYANLSTESQTAIKSYKWGLAWDDKSTGCYALLAKLTGKTQYKEDIERHLDYWTDGYNGSRITYTAGGLAFLDVWGALRYAINTGFLAAYYKDAATTTAKGTKYYTFAQSQINYALGSNPNNRSYVCGFGTNPPVKPHHRTAHGCWTNNLTGPPTESRHTLYGALVGGPNNDDSYTDDRGNYVNNEVATDYNAAFSGLAAKLVQDYGGTPLTNFPVAETPTGEFTIEARINGSGTTYTEWSVWVNNHTAWPARIASKHVFRLFVDISEGLTAGYKSTDYVVSSNNADVTFTPLQAWDTAQHLYYTEVTYNSSLKIWPGGQSESKKESQIRIRLPYEAPASAWNAANDWSSQGVNSTLKEVSNIPLYVNDQLVYGSTPTPAVVVPVTGITVNPATDTLNIGTTAQLTATVLPANATNKLLTWTSSAPSIATVSNTGLVTTLASGSSFIYATTADGNFKDTSNIYVTSVVAPKQYSITTAVSGTGTVALNPAGGTYTEGTVVTLTAAPGSGYLFNNWSGGITDTLNPVTVTVNTNLSVTANFKQNVTGGSCDNPSVVALPFTKNGNGEFCYVIAGNISYINSWNLAKLEINGVDYTNTWSNSMPARVNGNYYVHYVGAYDWSHFEAAGTEAGARQAAVEVTSPSIYPNPVTQRSFAIRISDKAITDVIVTMTDMSGRVVLRKSAKANETMTIPSGIPTGIYSVEVSTKKKKVMSTKLMIQ; via the coding sequence ATGAAAACCAGATTTTCCCTCATTCCTGCGAAGGGAGGCAAGCTGCTGCGCCTACCCATATTCGCCACCATCCTGACGATGGTATCCCTCAAACCCACGTATGCACAGAGCTACAACTATGCAGAAGTATTGCAGAAGTCTATGTTCTTTTACGAAGCACAACGCTCGGGTACATTGCCTGCAGACAACCGTGTCACCTGGCGTGGCAACTCAGCACTCACTGATGGTAGTGATGTAGGTGTAGACCTGACTGGTGGTTGGTATGATGCCGGCGACCATGTGAAGTTCAACTTCCCGATGGCTTTTTCAGCGACTATGCTGGCCTGGGGCGCGGTTGACTTTGCAGATGGTTATAATAACTCCGGTCAGATGAAGTACCTGAAAAGCAATCTTCGTTTTGTAAATGACTATTTTATTCGCTGTCATACCGCGCCAAATGAACTGTATGGCCAGGTAGGCAATGGCGGTACAGACCACGCGTGGTGGGGATCTTCGGAAGTAATGGCGATGTCCCGTCCTGCTTACAGGATTGATGCTACACATCCGGGCTCAGACCTTGCTGCCGAAACTGCTGCTGCAATGGCCGCCGCCAGTATGGTGTTCAAAACAGAAGATCCTGCTTATAGTGCAACGTTGCTTACCCACGCTATTCAGTTGTATAACTTTGCTGATACTTATCGCGGGGTATATTCTGCTTCCATCACGGATGCTGCCAGTTATTATAATTCTTACAGCGGCTACAATGATGAACTTGTATGGGGCGCCATCTGGCTCTACCGCGCCACCGGCGATGTTGCATGGCTCACAAAAGCAGAGACGTACTATGCAAATCTTTCCACTGAGTCTCAGACAGCCATCAAATCTTACAAATGGGGTCTAGCCTGGGATGATAAATCCACAGGCTGTTATGCACTACTGGCAAAGCTGACAGGCAAAACCCAGTACAAAGAAGATATAGAAAGACACCTTGACTATTGGACAGATGGTTACAATGGATCACGCATTACTTACACAGCTGGTGGTCTCGCATTCCTGGATGTATGGGGTGCACTGAGATATGCGATCAACACAGGTTTCCTGGCTGCTTACTACAAAGATGCCGCTACTACGACTGCCAAAGGCACGAAGTACTACACCTTTGCACAGTCACAAATAAACTATGCACTAGGTAGCAATCCAAACAATCGTAGTTATGTATGTGGCTTTGGTACAAATCCTCCTGTAAAGCCTCATCACCGTACTGCACATGGTTGCTGGACGAATAACCTGACCGGCCCTCCTACCGAGTCAAGACATACCTTGTATGGAGCACTGGTAGGTGGCCCCAACAATGATGACTCCTATACAGATGATCGTGGTAACTATGTGAATAACGAAGTGGCGACCGATTACAATGCGGCATTCTCCGGACTGGCGGCAAAGCTGGTACAGGATTACGGAGGTACGCCCCTCACTAACTTCCCGGTGGCAGAAACACCTACAGGTGAATTCACGATCGAGGCCAGGATCAATGGCAGTGGTACTACCTACACTGAATGGTCTGTGTGGGTAAACAATCATACTGCATGGCCGGCTCGTATTGCATCAAAACATGTATTCCGTTTATTTGTTGATATTTCAGAAGGCCTTACCGCCGGTTATAAATCCACTGACTACGTCGTCTCTTCCAACAATGCAGATGTAACTTTTACACCCTTACAAGCGTGGGATACTGCCCAGCATCTTTATTATACAGAGGTGACTTACAACTCCTCGCTTAAGATCTGGCCAGGTGGTCAGAGTGAGTCAAAGAAAGAATCACAGATCCGTATCCGTCTTCCTTACGAAGCGCCAGCCAGTGCATGGAACGCAGCGAATGACTGGTCTTCACAGGGTGTAAATAGTACATTGAAGGAAGTAAGTAATATTCCACTCTATGTAAATGATCAACTGGTATATGGCAGCACACCTACACCAGCTGTAGTCGTGCCTGTAACAGGTATCACTGTTAACCCTGCTACCGATACACTGAACATCGGTACTACGGCACAACTCACAGCAACTGTATTGCCTGCTAATGCGACCAATAAGTTGCTGACATGGACATCTTCTGCTCCATCCATTGCTACTGTGAGCAACACAGGATTAGTAACAACACTGGCTTCTGGCAGTTCATTCATTTATGCTACAACTGCTGATGGCAACTTTAAAGATACCAGCAATATCTACGTGACTAGTGTAGTCGCACCTAAACAATATTCTATCACTACAGCAGTATCTGGTACCGGTACAGTGGCGCTCAACCCCGCTGGTGGTACGTATACAGAAGGTACTGTTGTAACATTGACTGCCGCACCAGGTAGTGGTTACCTGTTTAATAATTGGAGCGGTGGCATTACTGACACGCTCAATCCTGTTACCGTTACAGTAAATACCAACCTGTCTGTCACTGCTAATTTCAAACAGAACGTAACCGGTGGTAGCTGTGATAATCCTTCTGTGGTGGCATTACCATTTACAAAAAATGGTAATGGAGAGTTCTGTTATGTAATTGCAGGTAATATCTCTTATATCAATTCATGGAACCTGGCTAAACTCGAGATCAATGGAGTGGATTATACCAATACATGGTCTAATAGCATGCCTGCGAGAGTGAATGGTAATTACTATGTGCATTATGTAGGTGCGTATGACTGGTCACACTTTGAAGCAGCCGGTACCGAAGCGGGTGCAAGACAGGCTGCTGTCGAGGTAACCTCTCCATCTATTTATCCTAACCCTGTTACACAACGTAGCTTTGCCATTCGTATATCAGACAAGGCAATTACGGATGTGATTGTAACAATGACAGATATGTCAGGCAGAGTGGTGTTGAGAAAATCAGCGAAGGCAAACGAGACAATGACTATTCCATCTGGTATACCTACGGGTATTTACAGCGTGGAAGTAAGCACTAAAAAGAAGAAAGTGATGAGCACTAAACTGATGATTCAGTAA
- the gap gene encoding type I glyceraldehyde-3-phosphate dehydrogenase — protein sequence MGTNLKIGINGFGRIGRLVYRQIYKMPGIDVVAINDLTSPAVLAHLLKYDSAQGRFDADVKHSDNAISVDGNEVKIYAQKDPSQIPWGNHGVDVVIESTGFFADKDKAEAHIKAGAKRVVISAPATGDLKTVVFNVNHDILDGSETIISCASCTTNCLAPMAKVLEDTYGIELGIMTTIHAYTNDQNTLDAPHPKGDLRRARAAAANIVPNSTGAAKAIGLVLPSLKGKLDGNAQRVPTITGSLTELTTVLKKKTTVEEINAAMKAASNESFGYTTDEIVSSDIIGIHFGSLFDATQTKIVSVGDKQLVKTVSWYDNEMSYVSQLVRTVKYFAGLISK from the coding sequence ATGGGAACTAATCTTAAAATCGGTATTAATGGTTTCGGTCGTATTGGCCGTTTAGTATACCGTCAGATCTACAAAATGCCAGGTATAGACGTGGTAGCTATTAATGACCTTACAAGTCCCGCAGTTTTAGCTCACCTTCTGAAATACGATTCAGCTCAGGGTCGTTTCGATGCTGATGTGAAGCACTCCGATAACGCTATCTCCGTTGACGGAAATGAGGTGAAAATTTACGCTCAAAAAGATCCTTCTCAAATTCCCTGGGGTAACCATGGTGTTGACGTAGTTATCGAATCAACCGGTTTCTTCGCCGATAAAGACAAAGCTGAAGCTCACATCAAGGCTGGTGCTAAGAGAGTTGTTATCTCTGCTCCTGCAACTGGTGACCTGAAGACTGTTGTATTCAACGTAAACCATGATATCCTGGATGGTAGCGAAACTATCATTTCCTGCGCTTCATGTACTACTAACTGTCTGGCTCCAATGGCTAAGGTACTGGAAGATACTTATGGTATCGAACTGGGTATCATGACCACTATCCACGCTTACACCAACGACCAGAATACCCTGGATGCACCTCATCCTAAGGGTGACCTGCGTCGTGCACGTGCTGCAGCTGCCAACATCGTACCTAACAGTACTGGTGCTGCTAAAGCTATCGGCCTGGTACTGCCTAGCCTGAAAGGTAAACTGGATGGTAACGCACAGCGTGTTCCAACCATCACTGGTTCCCTGACTGAACTGACTACCGTTCTGAAGAAGAAGACTACCGTTGAAGAAATCAACGCTGCTATGAAAGCTGCTTCTAACGAATCATTCGGTTATACTACAGACGAAATCGTGAGCAGCGACATCATCGGTATCCACTTCGGTTCCCTGTTCGATGCTACTCAGACTAAGATCGTTTCTGTAGGCGACAAACAACTGGTTAAGACTGTATCATGGTATGACAACGAGATGAGCTATGTGTCTCAGCTGGTTCGTACCGTTAAGTACTTTGCCGGTTTGATCAGCAAATAA
- a CDS encoding phosphoglycerate kinase, producing the protein MSKFSDFNFKGHKAVVRVDFNVPLNDQFQITDDTRMTAAVPTIKKILADGGSVILMSHLGRPKDGPTDKYSLKHLVNHLIKLLEGVTVKFAADCIGEVAEKAAAALQPGEVLLLENLRFYKEEEKGDKGFAEKLSKLGDVYVNDAFGTAHRAHASTAVIAEFFSTDKRMFGLLMEAEVSNAEKVLHGSEKPFTAILGGAKVSDKILIIENLMEKANNIIIGGGMAYTFLKAQGKEIGSSLCENEKLDLALDLLAKAKAKGVQLILPVDSIAADKFAADANTQEVSNDNIPAGWMGLDIGPKSVAIFSETIQQSKTILWNGPMGVFEMKAFQNGTKSVADAIVLATAQGAFSLVGGGDSVAAVNQFGLADKVSYVSTGGGAMLEYFEGKTLPGIAAVKA; encoded by the coding sequence ATGAGTAAATTTTCCGATTTCAACTTTAAAGGTCATAAAGCAGTAGTGCGCGTTGACTTTAACGTGCCACTGAACGATCAATTCCAGATCACTGATGATACCCGTATGACCGCTGCTGTTCCTACCATCAAAAAGATCCTTGCTGATGGCGGTAGCGTAATCCTGATGTCTCACCTGGGTCGTCCAAAAGATGGTCCTACCGATAAATATTCACTGAAACACCTGGTTAACCACCTGATCAAATTGCTGGAAGGTGTGACCGTTAAGTTCGCTGCCGATTGTATTGGCGAAGTAGCTGAAAAAGCTGCTGCTGCCCTCCAACCTGGCGAAGTGCTGCTGCTGGAAAACCTGCGCTTCTACAAAGAAGAAGAAAAAGGTGATAAGGGCTTCGCAGAAAAGCTGTCTAAACTGGGTGACGTATATGTAAACGATGCATTCGGTACTGCTCACCGTGCACACGCTTCTACTGCTGTGATTGCTGAATTCTTCTCAACTGACAAACGTATGTTTGGTCTGCTGATGGAAGCTGAAGTAAGCAATGCAGAAAAAGTACTGCATGGTTCAGAAAAACCTTTCACCGCTATCCTGGGTGGTGCTAAGGTGAGCGACAAAATCCTGATCATCGAAAACCTGATGGAAAAAGCTAATAACATCATCATCGGTGGTGGTATGGCTTATACTTTCCTGAAAGCGCAGGGTAAGGAAATCGGTAGCTCTCTGTGCGAAAATGAGAAACTGGACCTGGCACTGGACCTGCTCGCTAAAGCTAAGGCAAAAGGGGTACAGCTGATCCTGCCTGTTGATTCTATCGCTGCTGATAAATTTGCAGCTGATGCCAACACCCAGGAAGTTAGCAATGATAACATCCCAGCTGGTTGGATGGGTCTGGACATCGGACCTAAATCCGTAGCTATCTTCAGCGAAACGATTCAACAGTCTAAAACCATCCTGTGGAATGGTCCTATGGGCGTATTCGAAATGAAGGCTTTCCAGAATGGTACCAAATCTGTAGCTGATGCCATCGTTCTGGCTACAGCACAGGGTGCATTCTCGCTGGTAGGTGGTGGCGACTCTGTTGCTGCTGTGAACCAGTTTGGCCTGGCTGACAAAGTTAGCTATGTATCTACTGGTGGTGGTGCTATGCTGGAGTATTTCGAAGGAAAGACCCTGCCTGGTATTGCTGCTGTAAAAGCATAA